One genomic segment of Hydrocarboniclastica marina includes these proteins:
- a CDS encoding YhcB family protein: MNEGYSDLLLVGVVALLLGIGLGLIISRVFNKGPTHSRRVSQKMDELQNEHTRYQAQVNEHFMETAHRMRRLNDSYRDMYEHLAQGAVRLSNDEELREMLDPHDLKLGYNRSAPESGFEPPRDYAPKSGPREKGTLAEDFGFERGPKPDQDHSLDRPV; this comes from the coding sequence ATGAACGAAGGTTACAGTGACCTGTTGTTAGTCGGCGTTGTCGCTTTGCTGCTGGGCATTGGACTGGGTCTGATTATTAGCCGCGTCTTCAACAAAGGGCCAACGCACAGCCGACGCGTCTCCCAGAAAATGGACGAGCTCCAGAACGAACATACCCGTTATCAGGCTCAGGTGAATGAGCACTTCATGGAGACGGCCCACCGCATGCGCAGGCTTAACGATTCGTACAGGGACATGTACGAGCACCTTGCCCAGGGAGCCGTTCGGCTGAGCAATGATGAAGAACTGAGGGAAATGCTCGACCCTCACGACCTGAAACTGGGCTACAACCGTAGTGCGCCGGAATCCGGTTTTGAGCCACCCCGGGATTATGCCCCGAAATCAGGTCCGCGTGAAAAAGGCACCCTGGCTGAGGACTTTGGTTTCGAACGTGGCCCCAAGCCTGACCAGGACCATAGCCTGGACAGGCCCGTCTGA
- a CDS encoding Nif3-like dinuclear metal center hexameric protein, whose amino-acid sequence MATVSRDTLVNAMNHWLEPERFSDYCPNGLQVEGREEVTKVVTGVTASQALIDAALEAGADMILVHHGYFWKGEDQRISGIRKKRLRSLLANDLSMVAYHLPLDAHAELGNNRQLARVLELEQIRPITSTDPRELVWQGRLPEPMSAERLAAHIATRLSREPLHVGPDGGEIQTIGWCTGAAQGYLARAAATGLDAFISGEVSEPTVHLAREMGIHYFAAGHHATERYGVQALGERLATEFGVVHQFIDIPNPV is encoded by the coding sequence ATGGCCACAGTAAGTCGGGACACCCTCGTCAATGCGATGAATCACTGGCTTGAGCCCGAGCGATTCTCTGACTATTGCCCCAACGGATTGCAGGTGGAAGGTCGGGAGGAAGTCACCAAGGTCGTGACCGGTGTAACGGCCAGCCAGGCGTTGATTGACGCGGCGCTGGAAGCGGGCGCCGATATGATTCTCGTGCACCACGGTTACTTCTGGAAAGGAGAGGATCAGCGGATCAGCGGCATTCGCAAGAAGCGACTCCGGAGCCTGCTTGCCAACGATCTCAGTATGGTTGCCTATCATCTGCCGCTTGATGCCCATGCTGAACTCGGTAATAACAGGCAGCTTGCGCGGGTACTTGAGCTGGAACAGATCCGTCCTATAACGTCCACCGACCCACGTGAGCTGGTGTGGCAGGGGCGACTACCTGAACCGATGAGTGCGGAGCGCCTTGCTGCTCATATTGCGACCAGGCTGAGCCGGGAGCCTCTACACGTGGGGCCTGACGGCGGCGAAATACAGACCATCGGCTGGTGCACCGGCGCTGCCCAAGGCTATCTTGCACGTGCGGCCGCGACCGGGCTGGACGCTTTTATCAGCGGGGAGGTCTCGGAGCCGACTGTGCACCTGGCGCGCGAAATGGGCATACACTATTTTGCAGCAGGTCATCACGCGACCGAGCGTTACGGCGTCCAGGCCCTGGGCGAGCGGCTTGCGACAGAGTTCGGTGTTGTCCATCAGTTCATTGACATCCCCAACCCGGTTTGA